A single region of the Bartonella harrusi genome encodes:
- a CDS encoding cupin domain-containing protein, with the protein MELQRDFPIYDWHTHGVDETLLITEGELVFFYNEKRITCTLGNIIHLPANTRHKSVAADAGCIYAIATENIAIENE; encoded by the coding sequence ATAGAGCTACAAAGAGATTTTCCAATATATGATTGGCATACTCACGGGGTTGATGAAACTCTCTTAATTACAGAAGGAGAGCTAGTTTTTTTCTATAATGAAAAACGTATAACATGTACACTAGGAAATATTATACATCTCCCTGCTAATACAAGGCATAAATCAGTTGCAGCAGATGCAGGATGCATATACGCGATTGCTACGGAAAATATTGCTATTGAAAATGAGTAG
- a CDS encoding YqcI/YcgG family protein, with amino-acid sequence MNNKDRPFPCLFWVKGYQKDMLRFGFYKRLTAKNIREHLINYCDNYKSFGKNTSFVAFEKPTSIQSIEVYKEKF; translated from the coding sequence ATGAATAACAAAGACAGGCCCTTTCCCTGCTTATTTTGGGTAAAGGGATACCAAAAAGATATGCTTAGATTTGGGTTCTACAAAAGGTTGACCGCAAAAAATATTAGGGAACACCTTATCAATTACTGTGATAATTATAAGAGCTTTGGAAAGAATACATCTTTTGTTGCATTTGAAAAGCCCACCTCCATACAAAGTATCGAAGTTTATAAAGAAAAATTTTGA
- the metG gene encoding methionine--tRNA ligase codes for MRDTYYITTPIFYPNGTPHIGHAYSAIASDVLARFQRLDGKNVFFLSGTDEHGLKMQQTAAALGITPKQLAERNSAVFQKMLTVLNCSNDDFIRTTEERHYQACQEIWKKMEENGDIYLGRYTGWYSVRQESYYDEKDTVVGEDNIRREKELGSPVEWNEEESYFFRLSRYEKTLLEYYEKHSDFIAPFERRNEIISFIKSGLKDISISRTNFNWGVPVPGNTKHVMYVWVDALTNYLSAIGFFDKNSNKRNFWPANAHIIGKDIIRFHAVYWPAFLMSAGIEMPKHIFAHGFLLNRGAKMSKSIGNVVDPFEMVDHYGLDQVRYFLLREVPFGQDGSYSHDSFVNRINADLANDLGNLAQRSLSMIAKNCNEKIPIPAALFVQDQQLLQQSLQALEMIRQAMSSHEMHVALSAIFSVVTDANRYFASEQPWSLRNNNPERFSTVLYITVETLRRIGIMLLPFIPQSATKLLDSLAIAKDSRLLHHISHSEIQAGLDLPPPEPIFPRYILKKDALHHVD; via the coding sequence ATGCGTGACACATATTACATAACAACTCCAATTTTTTATCCGAATGGCACGCCCCATATTGGGCATGCCTATAGTGCTATTGCAAGCGATGTTTTGGCCCGTTTTCAACGATTGGACGGAAAAAATGTATTTTTTCTCTCTGGGACAGATGAACACGGTTTAAAGATGCAACAGACAGCAGCAGCATTAGGTATAACACCTAAACAGCTTGCAGAGCGCAACAGTGCAGTATTTCAAAAAATGCTTACAGTATTAAATTGTTCTAATGACGATTTTATTCGCACAACAGAAGAGCGCCATTATCAAGCTTGTCAAGAAATTTGGAAAAAGATGGAAGAAAATGGCGATATTTATCTTGGCCGTTATACGGGTTGGTACTCAGTTCGTCAGGAATCTTATTATGATGAGAAGGATACTGTCGTTGGAGAAGATAATATCCGTCGTGAAAAGGAGCTAGGCTCTCCAGTTGAATGGAACGAAGAAGAAAGTTATTTTTTTAGACTTTCCCGTTATGAAAAAACGCTTCTTGAATATTATGAAAAACATTCTGATTTTATTGCTCCATTTGAGCGACGTAATGAAATTATAAGTTTTATTAAATCAGGTTTAAAAGATATTTCCATTTCACGAACGAATTTTAATTGGGGGGTTCCTGTTCCAGGTAATACAAAACACGTGATGTATGTTTGGGTTGATGCCCTGACAAATTATCTTTCAGCAATTGGCTTTTTCGATAAAAATTCGAATAAACGTAATTTTTGGCCTGCAAATGCTCATATTATTGGTAAAGATATTATTCGTTTTCATGCGGTTTATTGGCCGGCATTTTTAATGTCTGCTGGAATTGAAATGCCTAAGCATATTTTTGCACATGGTTTTTTACTCAATCGTGGTGCAAAAATGTCAAAGTCCATTGGAAATGTTGTTGATCCGTTTGAAATGGTTGATCACTATGGTCTCGATCAGGTACGTTATTTTCTTCTTCGTGAAGTGCCATTTGGACAAGATGGTAGTTATAGCCATGATAGCTTTGTAAATCGCATTAATGCGGATCTTGCTAATGATCTTGGCAATTTAGCACAGCGCTCTTTGTCTATGATTGCCAAAAATTGTAATGAAAAAATTCCTATCCCCGCTGCACTTTTCGTTCAAGATCAACAGCTTTTACAACAATCTCTTCAAGCGCTTGAGATGATACGCCAAGCTATGTCTTCTCATGAGATGCATGTAGCACTTTCAGCTATTTTTTCAGTTGTAACAGATGCTAATCGCTATTTTGCCAGCGAACAGCCTTGGAGTTTACGAAACAATAATCCAGAAAGATTTTCTACAGTTCTTTACATCACTGTAGAGACACTGCGGCGAATAGGGATTATGCTCTTGCCTTTCATACCACAGTCAGCAACCAAGCTTCTTGATAGCCTTGCGATTGCAAAAGACAGTCGATTACTACATCATATCAGTCATTCAGAAATTCAAGCAGGTCTTGATCTTCCACCACCAGAACCAATTTTCCCCCGTTATATCTTGAAGAAAGACGCGCTTCACCATGTTGATTGA
- a CDS encoding TatD family hydrolase yields MLIDTHCHLDFEDFSQDLDDVIQRALDSDVKRMITVSTHVHKLDKLLAIAQNYEQVFCSVGTHPNHAHEEQDITAEELIHHSEHPKIVAFGESGLDYHYDYSSPEEQKKVFQEHIIASRETQLPLIIHSRNADSDMEKILREQIKEGTFPFVLHCYSSGMQLARAGIELGGYLSFSGILTFKNALKIREIAKIVSHEHLLVETDAPFLAPIPHRGKRNEPSFVCHTAAILAETIGLSIEKTVQITTCNAFRLFRKMK; encoded by the coding sequence ATGTTGATTGATACACATTGTCATCTTGATTTTGAAGATTTCTCACAAGATTTGGATGATGTTATCCAACGGGCCTTAGATTCTGATGTTAAACGTATGATAACAGTTTCAACACATGTTCATAAGTTGGATAAGCTTTTAGCAATTGCACAAAATTATGAACAAGTCTTTTGCTCTGTTGGAACACATCCCAATCATGCCCATGAAGAACAAGATATCACAGCTGAAGAGCTTATTCATCACTCGGAGCATCCTAAAATTGTTGCTTTTGGGGAATCTGGTCTCGATTATCATTATGATTATTCTTCACCAGAAGAACAAAAGAAAGTTTTTCAAGAACATATCATTGCTTCTCGAGAAACACAGCTTCCTCTTATTATACATTCACGTAATGCTGATTCTGATATGGAGAAAATATTACGCGAACAGATAAAGGAAGGTACTTTTCCATTTGTACTCCATTGTTATTCGTCTGGAATGCAGCTTGCTCGTGCTGGCATTGAACTTGGTGGTTATCTTTCTTTTTCAGGTATTCTTACCTTTAAAAATGCGCTTAAAATCCGTGAAATAGCAAAAATTGTTTCTCATGAACATTTATTGGTGGAAACAGATGCACCATTTTTAGCGCCTATTCCTCATCGAGGTAAAAGAAATGAGCCATCTTTTGTTTGCCATACAGCAGCTATTTTGGCTGAAACGATTGGTTTAAGCATTGAAAAAACAGTTCAGATAACAACGTGCAATGCTTTTCGTTTATTTAGAAAAATGAAATAA
- a CDS encoding septal ring lytic transglycosylase RlpA family protein has protein sequence MLLISKEKFTSILNSIFHFFSIFAVSQLLVSCCASQTTFLGVKNFYHNNKPTDVKIAVLLKKTPSKQSQSKGKGSGRAVVGKPYQIKGKWYHPQNDPTYKRIGEASWYGSDFHGRLTANGEVYDMNLLTAAHPTMPLPSYARVTNLANGSSIVVRVNDRGPFMKDRIIDLSKKAAEMLGYASAGVANVKVEYISEAPVGHYDSNYLMASYTSGNYASSSLVLANFSKEREKAILERKFGADNQKRPNEAGLIRLPEIGPVLIDKPILFDQVAFVNKPAKKIHLN, from the coding sequence ATGCTTTTAATTAGCAAAGAGAAGTTTACTTCCATTCTTAATTCAATATTTCATTTTTTTTCTATATTTGCTGTTTCCCAGTTACTGGTATCTTGCTGCGCAAGCCAAACAACATTCTTGGGAGTAAAGAATTTTTATCATAATAATAAACCAACGGATGTAAAAATTGCTGTACTTCTTAAAAAAACACCAAGTAAGCAAAGTCAATCAAAAGGAAAGGGAAGTGGACGTGCTGTTGTTGGTAAACCTTACCAAATAAAAGGGAAATGGTATCATCCCCAAAATGATCCAACTTATAAACGTATTGGTGAAGCATCATGGTATGGTTCAGATTTTCATGGGCGTTTAACAGCAAATGGTGAGGTTTATGATATGAATCTTTTGACTGCAGCTCACCCGACTATGCCTTTGCCCAGTTATGCTCGTGTTACTAATCTAGCAAATGGATCTTCTATCGTTGTTAGAGTTAATGATCGTGGTCCTTTTATGAAAGATAGAATTATTGATCTATCAAAAAAAGCTGCGGAAATGCTTGGTTATGCAAGTGCAGGTGTGGCAAATGTTAAAGTGGAATATATTTCTGAAGCACCAGTTGGCCATTATGATAGTAATTATTTAATGGCTTCTTATACATCAGGAAATTACGCTTCATCCTCATTGGTATTGGCAAATTTTTCTAAAGAAAGAGAAAAAGCCATATTAGAGAGAAAGTTCGGAGCAGATAACCAAAAGCGACCAAATGAGGCTGGTTTAATAAGATTGCCAGAAATTGGTCCTGTTTTGATTGATAAGCCAATATTGTTTGATCAAGTAGCTTTTGTAAATAAACCAGCAAAAAAGATACACCTCAATTAA
- a CDS encoding D-alanyl-D-alanine carboxypeptidase family protein, protein MRRALRILFTLFWILILDGGGNAQDFQTSASQLLLLDNDTDTILFEKQSDMTFPPASLAKLMTAEVIFHQLKKGLLSSTQTFTVSENAWRKGGAPSGTTTMFAKVKSEVSISDLLRGLIIVNGNDAAITLAEGVSGNESDFAKLMNERAKVLGLSHSHFVNATGLPEEGQFVTLRDMIILVRHIIREYPDYYMLYREPDFTWNKIFQRNKNPLISKEIGVEGFGFGYSTEEGFSMVIAAYQNHRRLFLAINGLQKDKGHTKEIERILQWGMTAFDLKTIFTKGETVGHASVYGGTQNSVSLIIKEHVDIMLSNEKNLNVKAKIKYRGPLKAPIFLGQKVGVLQILEDKKVLLEKKVFAGNIVQEGSFFAKAKNAFYEITIGWLRKYL, encoded by the coding sequence ATGCGCAGAGCATTGAGAATTTTATTTACATTATTTTGGATATTAATATTGGATGGAGGGGGAAACGCGCAGGATTTTCAAACTTCTGCATCACAATTATTGCTATTAGATAATGACACAGATACAATACTTTTTGAAAAACAGAGTGATATGACTTTTCCTCCTGCTTCATTAGCAAAATTGATGACAGCTGAAGTCATATTTCATCAATTAAAAAAAGGATTGTTAAGCAGTACACAAACATTTACTGTAAGTGAAAATGCTTGGCGTAAGGGGGGAGCACCCTCCGGTACAACAACGATGTTTGCGAAAGTGAAGTCAGAAGTTAGTATCTCTGATCTTTTGCGCGGTTTAATTATTGTCAATGGAAATGATGCTGCTATTACCCTTGCTGAAGGAGTATCGGGAAACGAGTCTGATTTTGCAAAACTGATGAATGAACGAGCAAAAGTGCTTGGATTATCGCATAGCCATTTTGTTAATGCGACAGGTCTTCCAGAAGAAGGGCAGTTCGTGACATTACGCGATATGATTATATTAGTGCGTCATATTATTCGTGAGTATCCTGATTATTATATGCTTTACCGTGAACCTGATTTTACTTGGAATAAGATTTTTCAACGGAATAAAAATCCTCTTATTTCTAAGGAAATTGGTGTAGAAGGATTTGGGTTCGGCTACAGTACAGAAGAAGGTTTTTCAATGGTTATTGCCGCCTATCAAAATCATCGACGTCTTTTCTTAGCAATAAATGGTTTGCAAAAGGACAAAGGGCATACAAAAGAAATAGAACGCATTCTTCAATGGGGAATGACAGCTTTTGATCTTAAAACGATTTTTACAAAGGGAGAGACGGTTGGCCATGCTTCTGTTTATGGTGGAACACAAAACTCTGTTTCCCTTATTATTAAAGAACATGTAGACATTATGCTTTCAAATGAAAAAAATTTAAATGTTAAGGCAAAAATTAAATATCGAGGTCCTTTAAAAGCCCCCATTTTTCTGGGGCAAAAAGTTGGTGTTCTTCAAATTCTAGAAGATAAAAAAGTTCTTCTTGAAAAAAAGGTTTTTGCTGGAAATATTGTTCAGGAGGGAAGCTTTTTTGCAAAAGCAAAAAATGCATTCTATGAAATAACAATTGGATGGTTACGAAAATATTTATAA
- a CDS encoding DNA polymerase III subunit delta' codes for MSDVNFLRHYDDIDTVLSPSQNNRIFGHKDVRHFLAQMLKEGRLHHALLFEGKQGIGKATLAFHLAWNILSSQRDNFLQPEHHSMTWHQIGQGSHPNLLYISRRFDLKTQKFKTGILIDDIRDIMHFLNQTSQDNGWRIVIIDSADDMKRSAANAILKTLEEPPKKTLFILITHSLGKLLPTIRSRCQQISLRPLCDDEMKKAITHIFSNQNLPDEKTVEMIIQRSKGSPRKATLFLCDGGFEIMRTIDTLLEQSVCNPTVVHTVAQTLSSLSLGVQFQQFCDEILDKIQKKAIMLIERENLALSKKCAQAWQEIHQEIGEIQAFNLDKKQFIINLLFKVHKIIRESELFP; via the coding sequence ATGAGTGATGTAAATTTTTTGCGCCATTATGATGATATTGATACAGTTTTATCCCCTTCGCAGAATAACAGGATCTTTGGGCATAAAGATGTTCGTCATTTTTTAGCACAAATGCTTAAAGAAGGGCGTTTACATCATGCTTTATTATTTGAAGGAAAGCAAGGAATTGGTAAAGCTACATTGGCATTTCATCTTGCTTGGAATATCTTAAGTTCTCAAAGAGATAATTTCCTGCAACCAGAACATCATTCTATGACATGGCACCAAATTGGGCAGGGAAGTCATCCTAATCTTTTATATATTTCACGTCGCTTTGATTTAAAAACGCAAAAGTTTAAAACAGGTATACTCATTGATGATATCCGCGATATTATGCATTTTTTAAATCAAACATCGCAAGATAATGGGTGGCGTATTGTTATCATTGATTCTGCGGATGATATGAAGAGAAGTGCGGCGAATGCAATTCTTAAAACGCTTGAAGAGCCTCCTAAAAAGACTTTATTTATTCTTATCACCCATTCTCTAGGAAAATTACTTCCAACAATTCGTTCACGCTGTCAGCAAATTTCTTTGCGACCATTGTGTGATGATGAAATGAAAAAAGCCATTACACATATTTTTTCCAATCAGAATTTACCGGATGAAAAAACCGTTGAAATGATTATTCAAAGGTCTAAAGGAAGTCCTCGGAAAGCGACTTTATTTCTTTGCGATGGTGGTTTTGAAATTATGAGAACTATTGATACTCTCTTAGAACAATCTGTTTGCAATCCAACGGTTGTACATACAGTTGCACAAACACTTTCCTCTCTTTCTTTAGGGGTTCAATTTCAACAATTTTGTGATGAAATTCTTGATAAAATTCAAAAAAAAGCTATTATGCTTATCGAAAGGGAAAATTTAGCTCTCTCAAAAAAATGTGCGCAAGCATGGCAGGAAATTCATCAAGAGATAGGGGAAATACAAGCGTTTAATCTCGATAAGAAGCAATTCATTATTAATCTGCTTTTTAAAGTTCACAAGATCATTCGTGAAAGTGAGCTTTTTCCGTGA
- a CDS encoding helix-turn-helix transcriptional regulator: MTENDVLLTDRESAKLLHISVSTFRRHVTNGSLPKSLKFGSLSRWLQSDLLNVIEKAKTQRQHLSDVA; the protein is encoded by the coding sequence ATGACTGAAAATGATGTTCTTCTTACAGACCGTGAAAGTGCAAAATTATTGCATATAAGCGTTTCAACATTCCGTCGCCATGTCACCAATGGATCTTTACCAAAATCCTTAAAATTTGGTTCTTTATCGCGCTGGTTACAATCCGATCTGCTGAATGTGATTGAAAAAGCCAAAACGCAACGTCAACATCTCAGTGATGTGGCATAA
- a CDS encoding MBL fold metallo-hydrolase — MSDKYRFTILGCGSSPGVPRPNGDWGDCDPNNPKNKRYRSSLLVERVHQSGKKTTIVIDTGPDFRSQMIEACVNHLDAALYTHFHADHIHGIDDLRSYALAQKCLIDIYADTDTLRHLKNAFGYCFQNPKNSPYSPILKEHLINEDSQFIIQGQGGTITVRTHLQYHGKIHSLGFRIGNVAYCTDVSKFSEKTLQKLMNLDVLIIEALQFESHPSHLSVDQALQWIKYLKPKQAILTHMDRSLDYNEVVNYTPSHVKPAYQGLIFETEAQT, encoded by the coding sequence ATGTCTGATAAGTACCGATTTACAATCTTAGGCTGTGGTTCTTCTCCTGGTGTACCACGCCCTAATGGTGATTGGGGAGATTGTGATCCTAATAACCCTAAAAATAAAAGGTACAGAAGTTCTTTATTAGTTGAACGTGTTCATCAATCAGGAAAAAAAACAACCATCGTTATTGATACTGGTCCGGATTTTAGATCACAAATGATTGAGGCTTGTGTAAATCATCTTGATGCTGCACTTTATACGCATTTTCATGCTGATCATATTCATGGCATTGACGATTTGCGTAGTTATGCACTTGCACAAAAGTGCTTAATAGATATCTATGCTGATACTGACACATTAAGGCATTTAAAAAATGCTTTCGGATATTGTTTTCAAAATCCAAAAAATTCACCTTATTCACCCATTTTAAAAGAACATCTTATTAATGAAGATAGCCAGTTCATAATTCAAGGGCAGGGTGGAACAATAACTGTTCGTACACATCTACAATATCATGGGAAAATTCATTCTTTAGGTTTTCGTATTGGTAATGTTGCTTACTGTACAGATGTCAGTAAATTTTCTGAAAAAACATTACAAAAATTAATGAATTTGGATGTCTTAATTATTGAAGCTCTACAATTTGAATCTCATCCAAGTCATCTTTCTGTTGATCAAGCATTACAATGGATAAAATATTTAAAACCAAAACAAGCAATACTCACACATATGGATAGATCGCTTGATTACAATGAAGTTGTAAATTATACCCCATCACACGTTAAGCCTGCATATCAAGGACTTATTTTTGAAACAGAAGCACAAACTTAG
- a CDS encoding response regulator transcription factor: MRILIVEDDRNLNHQLTEAVKNAGYVSDSAFDGEEAYFLGSTESYDAVILDIGLPYMDGIRIIEKWRQEGYSMPVLMLTARDRWSDKVRGIDAGADDYVVKPFHLEEVMARLRALIRRATGHAVSTLCCGSVLLDTKTSRVLVDGQLIKLTSYEFRLLSYLMHHRDRVVSRTELTEHLYNQDFDKDSNTVEVFVGRLRKKLGVDLIETIRGMGYRVRTPGDQ, translated from the coding sequence ATGCGTATTTTAATTGTTGAAGATGACCGGAATCTCAATCATCAATTAACGGAAGCCGTGAAAAATGCAGGATATGTTTCGGATAGTGCTTTCGATGGGGAAGAGGCTTATTTTTTAGGAAGCACAGAATCTTATGATGCTGTCATTCTCGATATAGGTTTGCCCTATATGGATGGAATTCGTATCATTGAAAAATGGCGTCAAGAAGGATATTCCATGCCTGTTTTAATGCTAACGGCGCGAGATCGCTGGTCTGATAAAGTGCGTGGTATTGATGCAGGCGCTGATGATTATGTTGTTAAGCCATTTCACTTAGAAGAAGTAATGGCGCGGTTGCGGGCGTTAATTCGTCGAGCGACGGGCCATGCGGTAAGCACATTATGCTGTGGTAGTGTTTTGTTGGATACGAAAACATCTCGTGTTCTTGTTGATGGTCAACTGATTAAACTAACATCCTACGAATTTAGACTTCTTTCATATCTTATGCATCATCGTGATAGGGTTGTTTCAAGAACAGAACTTACGGAACACCTTTATAATCAAGATTTTGATAAGGATTCAAATACGGTGGAAGTTTTTGTCGGTCGATTACGTAAAAAGCTTGGAGTCGATTTAATAGAGACGATTCGAGGGATGGGGTATCGCGTGAGAACGCCAGGTGATCAATGA
- a CDS encoding ATP-binding protein: MNVVKKDNGFKRLFFFISRSLSLRVMILSTLWIIISLSSISAVSILFYQRSSEQSLERVLSAHLYSLIATVTVSPEGNLKGSVGLDDIRYFDPTTGWYWEVVALSHNLKGRLTSPSLGTERIFSGNDVNVPFNNKFFRSYRMKGKNGQNLQVIESDVVLDNQNHVARFRLVGNIDEAHAQVQEFKRTLQIFLWSFGIGSVLINIVIIFFSFQPLKLIRRALNDIREGRVNYVNTDLVSEVMPLAQEMNALINNNQRIIERFRTQVGNLAHSLKTPLSVIMNEVDRMWGEQAILLREQTNMMQSQINHYLQRARIAAQCDSVVYHTSVRTVIDRLVRVMEKLNPEKQFQLVMDINDIIFSGEKEDLEEVVGNLIENAAQWSHTKVLISCHLEENIAEAEFFSILVEDDGSGLTEEQIDEALKRGRRFDESKPGTGLGLAIVSDMVNEYGGSLVLSRSDLGGLYAKVLLPRVNKF; this comes from the coding sequence ATGAATGTTGTAAAAAAGGATAACGGGTTTAAGAGACTCTTTTTTTTCATTAGTAGATCTCTGAGCTTACGCGTTATGATATTATCAACATTATGGATTATTATTTCGCTTTCATCGATTTCTGCGGTAAGTATTTTGTTTTATCAGCGTTCAAGTGAACAAAGCTTAGAGCGCGTTCTTTCAGCTCATCTTTACAGTCTTATTGCGACAGTTACAGTTTCACCGGAAGGAAATTTGAAAGGGAGTGTGGGACTTGATGATATTCGTTATTTTGATCCAACAACAGGATGGTATTGGGAAGTTGTTGCTCTATCCCATAATCTAAAAGGAAGATTGACATCCCCATCATTGGGAACAGAAAGAATATTTTCGGGGAACGATGTTAATGTGCCTTTTAACAACAAATTTTTTCGCTCTTATCGAATGAAGGGAAAAAATGGTCAAAATTTACAAGTCATTGAGAGTGACGTTGTTCTTGATAATCAAAATCATGTTGCGCGTTTTCGTCTCGTTGGAAATATTGATGAAGCACATGCACAAGTGCAGGAATTTAAGCGGACTTTACAAATTTTTCTCTGGAGCTTTGGGATAGGAAGTGTTCTTATTAACATTGTTATTATCTTCTTTAGTTTTCAACCATTAAAACTTATCCGACGAGCGTTGAATGATATTCGTGAAGGCAGAGTTAATTACGTGAATACGGATTTGGTCAGTGAAGTCATGCCGTTAGCACAAGAGATGAATGCTCTCATCAATAATAATCAACGTATTATTGAACGGTTTCGCACACAGGTTGGTAATCTTGCGCATTCATTAAAGACACCTTTGTCAGTTATTATGAATGAGGTTGATAGGATGTGGGGAGAACAGGCAATTTTATTGAGAGAACAGACTAATATGATGCAGTCTCAAATAAATCATTATTTACAGCGTGCTCGGATTGCCGCACAATGCGACAGTGTTGTTTATCACACATCAGTTCGCACAGTGATTGATCGTTTAGTGCGGGTTATGGAAAAGCTTAACCCTGAAAAACAGTTTCAACTTGTTATGGATATTAATGATATTATTTTTTCTGGTGAAAAGGAAGATTTAGAGGAAGTTGTAGGGAATTTGATTGAGAACGCTGCACAATGGTCTCATACAAAAGTTCTCATCTCTTGTCACTTAGAAGAAAATATTGCAGAAGCAGAATTCTTTAGTATCCTCGTAGAAGATGATGGTTCTGGTTTAACAGAAGAGCAAATTGATGAAGCTTTAAAAAGAGGTCGGCGGTTTGATGAAAGTAAACCGGGGACAGGTTTAGGATTAGCGATCGTTTCAGATATGGTTAATGAATACGGTGGAAGTCTTGTGTTGTCGCGTTCTGATTTGGGGGGACTATATGCAAAAGTTTTACTACCCAGGGTTAATAAGTTTTAA
- a CDS encoding ATP-grasp domain-containing protein, translating to MQKLGYDCYGVLPQPVPPSSHFTLSYRGEGMEEAKLHSVDEIKQRFPIGTIEAIVAGAKGGIYCAEQLAAYYGCPGNNPLTTDWRRKKVMMQRRLCEKGLSYIRSKILTKNDYALDGFESRSGYVVKPNDSSGSDGVLFFSSREEVVAWASEIDWMQKNIFGLPNEAYLLQERLVGEEYIVDAVVNGDAIKICALSRYKKGMHNGSAFVYEPL from the coding sequence TTGCAAAAATTGGGTTATGACTGTTACGGCGTTTTACCTCAACCCGTACCTCCTTCTTCGCATTTTACGCTTTCTTATCGAGGTGAAGGCATGGAAGAAGCGAAGCTTCATAGCGTAGATGAGATAAAGCAACGCTTTCCAATTGGCACCATAGAGGCTATAGTAGCAGGTGCCAAAGGGGGTATTTATTGTGCAGAGCAATTGGCTGCCTATTATGGTTGTCCTGGGAACAATCCCTTGACGACAGATTGGCGAAGGAAAAAGGTGATGATGCAAAGGCGTCTTTGTGAAAAAGGTTTATCTTACATTCGCTCGAAAATTCTTACAAAAAACGATTATGCTCTCGATGGTTTTGAAAGTCGCAGCGGTTATGTAGTGAAGCCGAATGATTCTTCTGGGAGCGATGGTGTTTTATTTTTTTCCAGTCGTGAGGAAGTGGTGGCGTGGGCTTCTGAAATCGATTGGATGCAGAAAAATATTTTTGGCCTACCTAATGAAGCTTATTTGCTTCAAGAAAGGTTGGTGGGAGAGGAATACATAGTAGACGCTGTTGTAAATGGGGACGCTATAAAGATATGTGCTTTATCACGATATAAAAAGGGTATGCATAATGGAAGTGCCTTCGTTTATGAACCGCTTTGA
- the tmk gene encoding dTMP kinase translates to MSGYFITFEGGEGAGKTVQVFLLSQYLSSQGYDVVTTREPGGTEGAEAIRYILLSGQAQQYGLLMETLLFTAARADHVSEVIIPALQKGKVVLCDRFIDSTRVYQGLNGQISSSTLSTLECIALNGIMPHLTFLLDIPATYGLERANLRRNKTATIDYFEKDNVEIQEQRRQAFLQLAKQEPHRFRVIDATSTVEIIAQQIKDICYQAMLEQFS, encoded by the coding sequence GTGTCAGGTTATTTTATTACATTTGAAGGAGGAGAGGGAGCGGGAAAAACAGTACAAGTTTTTTTGCTTTCTCAGTATCTTTCTAGCCAAGGGTATGATGTTGTTACAACACGAGAGCCAGGAGGGACAGAAGGCGCAGAAGCGATCCGCTATATTCTATTGTCTGGTCAAGCTCAACAGTATGGATTGTTAATGGAAACGCTTTTATTTACAGCAGCACGTGCCGATCATGTGAGTGAAGTTATTATACCTGCATTGCAAAAAGGCAAAGTTGTTTTATGTGATCGTTTCATTGATTCTACACGCGTTTATCAAGGACTCAATGGTCAAATCAGTTCTTCTACTCTTTCTACATTAGAATGTATTGCCCTCAATGGAATAATGCCTCATTTAACATTTTTGTTAGATATACCAGCAACATATGGGCTGGAGCGTGCAAATTTGCGAAGAAACAAAACAGCAACGATAGATTATTTTGAAAAAGATAATGTCGAGATACAAGAGCAAAGGCGACAAGCCTTTCTGCAATTAGCTAAACAGGAACCTCATCGGTTTCGTGTAATTGATGCTACAAGTACAGTGGAAATTATTGCACAACAAATAAAAGACATTTGTTATCAGGCAATGTTGGAACAGTTTTCATGA